The following nucleotide sequence is from Vanrija pseudolonga chromosome 4, complete sequence.
GCATCGCGACCCTCAGCCTCTACTTCCGCGGCctgtccgcgccgccggggtTCGAGagcgctgccgacgccgctgtgCGTGACCTGGTCGACGGGTACCGCAATCGGATTCGCCGCGGGCTCGCGCCGGGTCACTTGGCTACGTGCTGGGGTGTCGTGACTGCCGCGCTGGGCATGGACCTTGGTGAGtgtgcgagcgagcaagcgagcaGCTCTGCCACACACCGtaccacaccaccacaccactgACCCCGCCAGAAACATCCCTCCACCTATACACCTTCACGCACACCCGcgccctcctctcctcggCGGTCCGGCTGAACATCATCGGGCCGTACCTCTCCACGCAGCTCCTCTCGCACCCCATGCGCGACCTTCTCTCGAAGACTAcgggcgcgtcgcccgccgggccgggcgagtcggccggcgacgccgactggagctgggccgacgaggcggagcatGGGCCTGCGACGACTTGGCCGCTGGGCGAGATTCTGGCCGCTAGGCATGATTTGCAGCACTCGAGGATATTCAACAGCtagccgacgccgagcggagcgaggcgtaGGCATGCTGGCGAGCAGCGAAGCGCGGGGGGATGGCTGTTCGAAGGGGAGTGGGGAGGAGAGAGGACACAGGTGGCGGCCTATACAAACCCATATAAACACAATAGCAAGCTGGCGTCGACACCACGCCGACACCAGCAGTAGACCACACATGGCATGTACACAGAGCCGGTttgacgctcgacgaggccccTTGTTCACTTGACGCGCCCATGGGGCCGCTCAgcggctcgctgcgctcgttGCACTTGGCACAAGATGAATTGCGATGCATTTCTACGTCTATTTTCTCTTGATTGTGTGTTGTATTATGTAGTTTCTAGTTTCTTCCTATGCGATGCCATGCAGTTGATGCTACAATGCGTGCAGTTGATGTACAGCGTGTCAGTGTATGACAAcagttggtggtggtgtaaCAGTGTTGACTGAGATGTCAGCTTCGCGTCGTCGTTATCGTCCATCGAAGCCAGCCCCAGCCACACCCTCAGTCTCGCCTTTACGTCCCCTCCCGCACCCCACCGGCAGCGGTTGCCCGCGCGCCGGTGTACCTcgcggcggggtgcgtgCGGATTACCAGATTTTATCATCATCGGGTGTGGCTGGTGGGTAGACGCACAAGTTGTGGGTGTAGTGTTGCGTCTATTTGCGCTTAATGACGGCTGTAGTCGTACTTCTCGAAGAACGTCTTTGCGTTCTTGGTCTGGGAGTTGGTTAAGATCGCACCCGGGTTGttcacccacctcggccttgggcCCGCGGACACGGCCACGCGCAGCCTCCTTGACGCGGCGCAGGTCACGGTCCTCGCGCAGCCAGGCGAGCGCAGTGTTGAAGAGGTCGGGGTGGTCCGGGCCCCAGGTGAGCAGCGGCTTGGGCGTCGTGCCGAGCTGGATGTGGCACACCTTGGTGGGGAAGTTGGAGAGGCCGTCAAAGATGTGCGTGGCGTCtgcggggtgtcagctggtcTCCCcactgacgacgacagctGACGTACACAGGATCGTCGCGCCACGGGTCTCCGACTCGTGGACCAAAAAgtcgatgaggtcggcgcgcacgagcacgTCAAGATCCACCGTCACCTCGTCAAGCAGGAGCACGTCCCACTCGGTCATGAGGCCCATGCAGagctggacgcggcggcgctcgccgtccgagATCTGGTGCATGTGccagtcgaggtcgacgtcgaggatctcgaggaggcggtcacggcgctcgcggtgGCGGTAGCCTCCGACCGAGTCGAGAAAGTGCGACACGACAATATCAGACCGCACAACCGGGTTCGAGCTCCACTCGGTGCCGAGGtagacgacgccgccgggcgGGTTCATGAACACGTCCTGGCCGAGGATCTTGCAGTTGCGCGTCTTGGTCAGGCGCTTGCCCGCGAGGATGCGGAGGAGCGTCGACTTGCCCGctgtggtcgtcgtcagtATCAGCatcgcgtcggcctcggcctcgcgcgcagctcacCTCCATTGGCaccgagcagcaggcagcggtcgcccttgacgaggttgaggttgatgtcctcgagcacgggctcgtcgccgtccttccAGGCAAACGTCAGGTCCTGGCAGTCAATGGCGGGGATGTCGGCAGTCATTGTGTGAGTAGGTGGGTGAGCTTGGGTTGAGGGGTACAGTGTGTTTTCTTGAGACGCCGAGATCACGACATTTCAAGGTGGACGGAGTGCAAGTCGGATCATATGTCGGtacgcgacgccgagcgagccgagcaggacggccctcgccgcgccacatgccggctcgacggcgttaGTGGTTTTGCCACGTGGTCAGAAGAATTTTGATTCCGTCGGGTCGTGATGTTTTGCCACCAGTCGTCGTGCCAGTGCCGCAGCGCACGCAGCttggtcgtcgcgcgccgcgccaccactCCACactgcgctggctggctgcaccCAGTCAGCCGCTgcactcgccgctgccgccgcgctcctacccctcctccccctcacTCACTCCCCCTCACTCACTCCCCCTCACTCACTCCCCCTCACTCCCCAATCAACTCAACCACGAAATTACAACCACCTGTACATCCCTCCTTATCCTCTTCATCCCTCTCCCCCCTCTATTCTAAAACCCACCCCCGACAACATGTCGCAGTCCCAGGACATCAAGCCCCGCCAGGAGGAGTCGTCGATCGTCGCGCCGACTCCCCAGAACACGCCCCTCGCCACGCAGGTGCTCGCCAACcgccccgccggcctcggcaagccccaggtcgaggacgttgccgaggacgaggaggacgatgagggcgaggacgtgaCTGGCG
It contains:
- the SPAC20G4.01 gene encoding ABC transporter domain-containing protein, translated to MTADIPAIDCQDLTFAWKDGDEPVLEDINLNLVKGDRCLLLGANGAGKSTLLRILAGKRLTKTRNCKILGQDVFMNPPGGVVYLGTEWSSNPVVRSDIVVSHFLDSVGGYRHRERRDRLLEILDVDLDWHMHQISDGERRRVQLCMGLMTEWDVLLLDEVTVDLDVLVRADLIDFLVHESETRGATILCTSAVVVNATHIFDGLSNFPTKVCHIQLGTTPKPLLTWGPDHPDLFNTALAWLREDRDLRRVKEAARGRVRGPKAETKNAKTFFEKYDYSRH